The segment AGATAACCGAGGGTTAAAGAAACTACATAAGATAACACCAAACATAATTGTTATAAAGGTACCCCCCACCTACTTCTACACCGTAAACCAAATCAAAAACACTTAAGCATTTGGTTTATATTGTTCCTCTTGTTGATTCATAATGAAATTAGCACTTCCTTCATGGGAAGGCAATATCAAGACAGCATTTAAaaccaggggtctccaaactcagtcctggagggccagtgtcctgcagaatttagctccagccctaatgaaacacacctgagctagctaatcaaggtcttactaggtattcttgaaacttccaggcagggGTTTTGATGCAAGTTGGAGCTAAaacctccaggacagagtttggggACCCCTGTTTAAAACAAAGTTTCTTGACTAATGTTTAATCAGAAGAAGTGACCTTGAAACTTTCACAGCCTCTTTTTCGTTTCTGCATAAGTCACAGCCGTCATGAAGACAActtaaaatgtctttttagtGCAGGTGGCTCTAATGGTGGCGTTCACGCTCGGCCTTCATTGTGCTCAGTCATGTTGTCGTTTATTTACAGAGGTAACATGACCTCAGTGCTACTGAGCTTTTCAAACTGAATACCCACATGCTTTCTATTTTCCCACGAGCACCGGCTTTGATTGCAGCGATTTTAAAGACTTGGCAGAGGCCTGAAAGCTCACATCTTGTCACATTTGTCATTGTGCTGCTTTTGAGTTTTGGATTTATTTAGTCTTTTACCCTAAAATTGTGTGGAGTGAtacttttcaaaaagaaaaattttcAGCTTAACACGTCTCTTTGGCAGATTCAGCTTATAATTATGTGCCTCTCTGATAGTTGCCAACCTCCAGACTAAACTGTCTGTCAGCAATGTaactatttctctttttttttttttttttgccccattATGATATTAGCTGACCAAAAGAAGAGTGTTCACCATTACTACTTCCTCTGACCAGCACCATGAGTGGTCATCCACGGAGGATCCGTCTGAAGCCGTGGCTGCTGGCACAGGTGAATTGTGATTTACTATGCACTTTGTAATTTCAAAGAACATTTCTGAAGAAAAGCCTAAAAACAATGGAATTTTAAAGATAGAATTTACCCGCGATTGAacgtttactcacccttatgatATAAGCTGtataaatgatcaaaaagcaACATAAAAGTAGTTTTATGACCTTGAGTCTGCCAAATGCATTGATTCTCACATCAGTAAGACGAGCCAAACCATgacacagcattttttttttaaatatgtgcatATGCAAATGATATTGAGTGCTACATCAGATGGAAAGTGATGACTTGAATTTCAGTCTTTACCTCAGATGACCATCAGAATACTTGGAATAAGGTTGGATAGAATATTTTTATGATATCTTTAAGTTACTTCAAAGTTGTACATTTACCATTGCTATGAAATCCAGTGATTTCGATAGGAAACCCACCCGATTGGAAATGTTGCATGAGGGCTATAATCCATGCAGCACTTCTGGATATCAGCATTTAAAATGGAAGCAAAACTAGTAGAGGAATATCAGTTGAAATCTTGACATCCTAAGTTTGTTCTACATTAGTAAAGTAAACATTTCTCACCCTGTTAGATTAACAGTGGGAAATACCCAGGACTGCAATGGCTCAATCAAGAGCGCAGACTGTTCCGGATCCCTTGGAGACATGCCACCCGCCATATGCCTACCCTGGAGGAGGAGAACACTATATTTAAGGTGAGTAATATGGTCTTTGAATCacccatgctgtttttttttgtaaccttttttttttcttctgtagataTTGAAGTGGTATCTCGTCTATTTTTTACTCCGTGCTTATTCTGTTCTAAAGTTAGCACTAGGGGGAATTTGTGGGGGTTACTGAAATACCTTGTAGTTTCACtcttcagtatttattttttcaaataaaagaaaatgattgGAAAGTCAGTGTTTTTTGCCGAAAACTGAGGCATTACATGTCTGTATTTACAAGTTCTAGTGATGTTTAAAGATCATCTTTAGTATTTTTGCAAGCAACTTTGGAGAACTAAAAACGGAGTTTCAATTCCACTTGACTGAACTGTGGTAAAATTTTAAGAGGAAGTCAAGAAAAGTATAGAACGAGGTGAAAGACTGCGAATTCAAAATGAGTTCTGTGACTGTTAGAACTCATTTGAGGCATTTTTAAGCAAGTGCACATTAACAGACTTCACACTTAGCAAATTTATGCtttcaaatttagtttttaattttcagaaaaacacataaaaaatatagaCAACTTATCCTGCACTACATAGATGTTTTTCCAAACAAATACTAGAATAGGAATGCCTCGCCCCCTGATGATACTTGAAATCGACTGTGACATAACTAAAGCTCATTGTCTGTTTAAAAGAGAAAGGAACAAGTCATGTGTCTAGATATTTTCTAGTCCGTTTTACTCCTTTTGCTCTGCAGGCTTGGGCTCTCGAAACAGGCAAGTATCAGGAAGGAGTAGATGAGCCAGATCCAGCAAAATGGAAAGCCAATCTCCGCTGTGCCCTAAACAAAAGCCGAGAGTTCGGACTCCACTACGATGGCACTAAGGACACCCCGGTCCAGCCTTATAAGATCTATGAGGTGTGCGACCAATCAGTCAATGGAGGTAAGGGCTGGGAACACATGCTTCGGACCAGTTACATGGGATACTTTCTGAAACAACGCTGTTTGCTCTCAAGCTCTAAATGGGTTAGCTGCTCAGATCATTCAATATTTCCCACCACATCTTCTTGCTTAAGTAGGAAATATCAACACAGAAAAGAAACCATAGAAGTCAAGCCATAAAGTCTTTAAGGGATAAAAGATGGAAAAGCCAATAAATGATCCCTTCTTTTGTTGATTTTAGATGCCGGAGacgatgaggaagaggaggtaAGTTCTGGAGAACATAAACAGACCGTAGATAAATGGCTTGATTAACTGcaagttgaaataaataaattgtaaaatcaGCATGATTTCCACCAGTGTCTtcatgtagtatttttttttttttttcagttgcagcACTTTGTCAAACTCTCCATTGGTAAGATTTCTTCAAAGTGGATGCTGTAtggaaaaaatctatatttaatatatataattgtttttttttgttttgtttttttgcatgttgCTTAACAGACCCTTCCAGCTACCCAGCATACCCTTCTAGAGTAGATGATCCGTTTAACTCTACTATTGCTGATGGCTATAATCCCACCCACCATAACCCTCCGATGAACCTCTTAAGAGATGTTGTCCATAATAACCCCAGTGGAGGTGGTCCTATGTCCTCTCACCTCTCCCAGCCCAACACTGGACCTTCGGCTGGTGCAATCAAAGTTGAGCAGGCATCATATCCCTGTGGGGGACTTTCGAACGGTCTGGGAATGGGGACTGGAGTCATACCGCCGCCTCTTCTTCAAGATGTAGTCACTCATTCTGTAGGCCCTCAAGCCATGGTGGACAGCCCAATGCAAGAGGTGCCAGTTCAAGCAGAGAACCAGGTTCATCCCTGCATCTCAGAGTTGCTGAGCAGTCCGCACATGTTACCCTGTAAGCCTCTAATGCCTTGTTTTTTACTGAGTAATGTTGCAGTTTATGATGAAGACATACCTAAATTGCAGTACAACCTTTTCCCGCCGGTTCAATTTGAGTAATGCTGATGTTAATTGACTTTGCAAGAGGTGTGTATAGAGCTACTAAAACTAGTGCACACCTTAATTGTATTGTGAAATTATGAAAATTTCAGTTGTTAGACTGGCAATCTGTTATTAAAGAAAAAGTTAATCCAAAACTGAACGGTCCTTCATTATTCACTCTCAGGTATTTTCCATAGAAGAGAACATTGGTCTTATATTCGTAAATGCACCATAAAATGATCACAAgagttttcaaaatgaaaaccatAGACTTTTGACATATTTGACATCTGCCATGATTTGTTAAATCTAGCCCAACATGGATTGATAGAAAAGATACAAAAAGATGAGTGAAATTTGAGATCTGTCAAGAACATTTTCAGTGATCAATCTAAATTTAGATTTGTTTCTATATAGCTACAGAAGTCTGGTACAGACCACTTTTATAATGCCTTGAGTAATTTTCTATCACTTCGTCACCATTTGCTTTGATTATATGGAAAATAGCAGCATCAACATTCTACTGAACatgtctttttgtgttccacaaaagaaagccAAGAAACAATTGTGAGTAAATGACGATAAAATGTTCCTTTCTGTTTTCTCTTCCCTAGTAACTGATCTAGATGTCAAGTTCCAGTACAGGGGTCGGACAACTGGTTCTTTAACTGTCAGCAACCCTCAGGGTTGTAGACTTTACTACGGTAATCTGGCACCCACACCAGAGCAAGTAGAGCTATTTGGTCCGGTAACGCTGCAGCAGGTGCTGTTCCCAGGAACCGCTGAGATCCAGAATGAGAAGCAGAGGTTCTATACTGATCATCTGCTGGATGTGATGGACCGAGGGCTGATTTTGGAGATCAGAGGACAAGATATCTACGCAATCAGGCTGTGCCAGTGTAAAGTGTTCTGGTCCGGGCCAGGTGTGCTCGAGCAGGGTCCACCCAATCCAATGGAAAGAGAAATGAAGATCAGGGTCTTCAGTCTGAACAACTTTCTCCATGGTAAGAGGAATCAGTCTTTCATTTCAATAATCACAATATCCTCATTTATTGGGACTGCTTTACAGCACTGACAAACAATTGAGCACATATGATAATGGGTCTGGATTCAACCACTGGGTTTTCTTTGAACCTCAAGTTTCAGAGTTTggaagaattatttattttatatgcactGTTAATAAAGAACAGCTTTAAACTTGAGAGAAATGTCACTGATATATGAGGTGAcaaaatgtttcaaattcattctgtctgtctgagtGCGATGGCGTCAACACACTTTGCTCTTCATGTATAGCACTAGTACTAAAAGCTTCCCATCTTTGCTGGGAagtgaaaaagagaaaagaaaaagttacacaacacattttcacaattttcaaTTGTATGTTTTTAGGAGACACCAAATGGGATCATTGTGATTTGATATGTAATTGATTtagtttacaattattattttttttttcaggtctcaTTTTGTATCAGAAAGGAGAGGCGCCCACTCCACCACCCTTTGAGATCTACTTCTGCTTCGGTGAGGACTGGCCAGACAGGAAGCCCAAGGAGAAAAAGCTCATCGTAGTCCAGGTTTGGAGATTAAATCCATGTTTATTGGTTTCATTTAGAGTGCAAAGACTCTTTAGGTGTTTATTTGTGCAAGGTGTACAAGGCTGTGCTATATTGCTAGATGGACTTATTAGCAAGTGACTCACAGCATTATATTAACAATATAGCACAGCAACAGCTAGGTAAACAGGTGTTTCATATCACGTTACTAAACTGTGTACTTTAGCAAATCCGCTTAAAGAACCAGAGCTGTTTTATAATTTAGCATTCTTCAAAACTAGGAAACCATGCTATATTACATTGTTGGCAACAATGCACAGTTATAACTAGGCAAACAGGTGTTTCATGTCAATGTTACTATGCACAatattttagccaatcagaatcaagaaacAGAGCTGTTTCATAATTGAATGAAAAACCATGCTATATTGCATTTTTGGCAACAATAAACAGCGGTTGTTTCATGTCAAAGATTTTACTATATTGTGTATTTTAACCAACCAGCATCCGAAACCAGATATTACCATATTTTAAATCTAGCAAACCATGTGGTGTTAGCAATGATAGGCAGCATTGTATTCGCAGCATATCACAGCTATAACTAGGAGAGCAAACGCCTTAAGTCAAAACTGTTAttacataatgcattttaagaccactgctatttttttttataatttagcatTCTTTTGACTTAGCAAACCATGTTACATTGTTAAATTGTGTCAGCAAGAACATGCAACATTGTGTTCACAATATAGcactaataaaactaaatgaacaGATGTTGTATTTGAGCCGATTAGCATCCAGAGCTAGAGTTGTTTTAGAATTTAGCTTATCAAAACTAGCATTGATTGCTTTAGCTTAATAATAAACAGCATCTGCTCATACTAAAACCTGCTGTTTTTCCTTTATCTAGGTTGTTCCAGTTGTTGCAAGAATCCTTACAGAGATGTTTTCAGGCGAGCTTTCGTGGTCCACAGACAGCATTCGGTTGCAGATCTCCAACCCTGACCTGAAAGACCAAACGGTGGAGCAGTTCAAAGAGCTCCACAGACTGTTGCAAAGTCAAAATGCGCACCACACCTGGGCTCAAAACATCCAATAACTGAAAGAGGAGCTCATTTTTCAACACCATCTTGTTCATTGCCTGCTCAGAATTGGAAGGTCCTTGGAGTACTGGAATAAATAAATGCCCTCAATGATGCCatactgaaaacatttatattGGAGACCAAACTTGACATTTCGTTTCCCACATTTTTTGTCTTCATGTAAACttgtcttttaaaatgttatttcaataaataccaTTGCAGTATTTTAAATGGTTGCTGACATGACCAGGTTACCACAGTATGATTCATCTCCTTAACATTTAAGCAACCTTACTACAACTCTGACTCTGTAAAAACCTGAAATAAGCTTTCACTGTTAGATTTAAGACTTACATTATATGCAAGTTCTCATCCGATGGGGTCCCTGCCAGCAACACAAATCTGTTGAACTTAAACAGATATGACTACATAACGTCCATTCTGCAATCTGATGCGGGAGGGGTGACCTGAGGGTTTACATGTCCAACTGAGAGAAACCCATGATTGTAGGGCCTGTGGAAAACTACAAGACAATAGAGGAGGGTTCGATTTACTATGACTCAGAAAACGAGATGGACCCATATAACTCTACTAAAATGAAATCTGGTCAAACAGGTTCTGAGAGCTGCAAGAGAACGTAAATCACTTATCAAACACAATAGTGCATCTGAAAAGACACGAGACAAAAATGAGTTTGTTCCTCACAATGTTGGTTTTATTTGTTCACACAATCGGCCGAAGACGATCTCTGCATCTCAAAATGTGCCAAtagggtgagaaaaaaaaaaaaaaagcctctgcCAGTCCACTGAATAATTTACAGCATAACCTGTATGGATAAAATCCCACCCAACTTTAAAAATAATCAAGGGTGAAGCCAAGTCTCCCAAGATTCTCCCTTTCCAAATGTCCCACAGGCGCAGGCTGCTGCTGTGACAATCTTTAATTTGGTAGTCGTTTTTATGGCACTGGCAGCGAAGCCATATCTTGATCTCTAAACACACGTCCATGAAAATAAATctccatttgtttttaaaaacttaCAAGTCTCTCTTTTAATGATGCATTATGATTTGCAACCAGGCACATCCTTATTTTTCGTTGGTTTTTGATCGACCCCCAGAATCCGACCGATGCAGAAGTTCATCTATgttttgaaatgtgtgtgtgtgtgtgtgtttgtttcagcgTCCATTCGATGGCCCCCCTCCCACAAGACAACGGTGTCCCTTCCGAAATACCCCCCCCCTTCTCTCAGTGCGGCTGACATCAGTGTGCTCAGAGGTAAAAGGGAGGGATGGGGCTGCAGTCTTGACACCCACAAGGCAAACTGCTTTTCCTGAAACCCTGCCACTCCAAAGCTCCAATTCGATTGGTCGGCTTTCCCATGGTGCCAAGTCGCACAAATCCTTCATGCAAGAGTTCCCTTTAGTTTCTCAACAGTGGTCATCATGGTCATCTCCCTTTGCCACTTCCTCCAAATGttagcaaaacaaaaaatctgaCCTGCAGAGGACGagagagaacattttaaaatgctgaatttattcagaaatatttatatcaTTCCAACATGTTTGACCAatgaattttctttctttctgaaagtTCTTCAGtcatttgtgatttaaaaaaaaaaggacgtTTTTTTGACGATGTGTAAGATCTTGTAAACAACTTAATCTGCTTATGACTTGATAAAATAAAGTTTTCGCAAAGCCTGTTTGCACAACAGTAAATAGTGTTGGGgggaaaaaagataaaaataaaatgtaaacggttttcttgtatttttcttcttatcagcagaaattataaattttatattaattttaaaagaaaaagatacatttaattttataaactTATTTCaagctttattaaaatatcataaaatatttacatgataattattacatgtatataattccaattaaaataaataacaccaaaaaagaaagttacatttaaattataacaaataaataaaaagcaaaaaatacaatacattttgaattttgttcattacattaagttaacattgaaaaataaaatctaacattttaatatatcttattgataaattagtgctgggcaacgattaattgggggggggggggggtgcgaTTAATCGTACGATTGTCTgtgattaatcgaaattaatcacattatgcacaaaactaataatgcattcaaaagtagtgtattgtgcactttttcatttaaaggtactgctatatgaacaaaagtttaataacatttgtaaccctggacaacaaaaccagtcttaagttgctctggtatatttgtagcaatagccaaaaatacactgtaggtgtcaaaatgatcaatttttcttttatgccaaaaatcattagtatattaagtaaagatagtgttccatgaagatattttgtacaattcctactttgtatatatatatacatatatatcaaaattgaatttttgattagtaatatgcattgctaagaatccATTTAGACAACTttctttaaaggcgattttttttcagtattacattttttttgcaccctcagattccacgtaggggtggttaatctgtctgatttcccgattcgattcgattacgattattgaagtcccgattcgattacagtcgattttcgattattaacgattctcgattaacgattattgattttccatttcacaacagtaagtagtaaacaaactgtgtaaatcattactaataaatggtagaaacaaaccgaatgcatgtagcggttgggattttcagtttactacatgcagcaggcactctgattccatgtatggggcacatatatattattcatatgacacacaaacacaagtagacaagacctttttagttcaaaatctatgccccgtgtcacatcgcctctgcttctgctgtgagcagcgcggccagatctgcctcgcgcacgcgccgagtgtgcacagctcggactactgtctgggtcattgcgactccccaccttgcctcctaactgtcctatgaatacttcgacctcgtctaacatacccagtggcattagacaaagtctccactacaatactgtcaccgcgattgcggagaggtgcggtcagaagacaaatatacatgtctagcgcggtaaCAATCTCCCGCTTGGTCCCCGCAAcacta is part of the Carassius gibelio isolate Cgi1373 ecotype wild population from Czech Republic chromosome A4, carGib1.2-hapl.c, whole genome shotgun sequence genome and harbors:
- the LOC127975816 gene encoding interferon regulatory factor 5, whose amino-acid sequence is MSGHPRRIRLKPWLLAQINSGKYPGLQWLNQERRLFRIPWRHATRHMPTLEEENTIFKAWALETGKYQEGVDEPDPAKWKANLRCALNKSREFGLHYDGTKDTPVQPYKIYEVCDQSVNGDAGDDEEEELQHFVKLSIDPSSYPAYPSRVDDPFNSTIADGYNPTHHNPPMNLLRDVVHNNPSGGGPMSSHLSQPNTGPSAGAIKVEQASYPCGGLSNGLGMGTGVIPPPLLQDVVTHSVGPQAMVDSPMQEVPVQAENQVHPCISELLSSPHMLPLTDLDVKFQYRGRTTGSLTVSNPQGCRLYYGNLAPTPEQVELFGPVTLQQVLFPGTAEIQNEKQRFYTDHLLDVMDRGLILEIRGQDIYAIRLCQCKVFWSGPGVLEQGPPNPMEREMKIRVFSLNNFLHGLILYQKGEAPTPPPFEIYFCFGEDWPDRKPKEKKLIVVQVVPVVARILTEMFSGELSWSTDSIRLQISNPDLKDQTVEQFKELHRLLQSQNAHHTWAQNIQ